CATTTGAACAAACGGTTGGTAAGCACACCATGGTAAACCAATCCATGCATAAGTTCATTGAGGGCTTCCGTAATGATGCTCACCCAATGGCAATTATGTGTGGACTAGTGGGTGCCCTATCCGCTTTCTACCAAGATCATATGGACATCAACAATCCAGAACATCGTGAAATTGCAGCGTTCCGTTTGATATCCAAAATGCCGACATTGGCTGCGATCTGCTACAAATACTCAAAAGATCAGCCAGTCATGTACCCTCGTAACGACTTGTCTTATGCGGAAAACTTTTTGTACATGATGTTCGCCACGCCCTGTGAAGAATACAAGGTCAATCCTGTATTTGCGAAAGCTATGGATCGCATCTTTGTTTTGCACGCCGATCACGAACAAAATGCGTCGACTTCCACAGTACGTTTAGCAGGCTCTTCTGGTGCTAACCCATTTGCTTGTATCGCAGCAGGTATCGCTACGCTATGGGGCCCTGCCCACGGTGGTGCTAACGAAGCGGTATTAACCATGTTGGAAGAAATCGGTGACGTTGAAAACATCGATGAGTTCATTGCCAAAGCCAAAGACAAGAATGATCCATTCCGTCTAATGGGCTTCGGTCACCGTGTATACAAAAACTTTGATCCACGTGCCAAAGTTATGCGCGAAACTTGTGACCAAGTATTGGCAGAGCTTGGTCAATCGGATGATCCGCTATTGAAGATCGCTAAACGCCTTGAGCAAATCGCCCTGGAAGACCCTTACTTCGTTGAGCGCAAGCTTTACCCGAACGTAGACTTCTACTCTGGCATCATTATGAAAGCCATTGGCATTCCAACTAGCATGTTTACTGTGATTTTCGCCATGTCTCGTACTATTGGTTGGATTTCACACTGGAACGAAATGATCTCTGGACCATACAAAATTGGCCGTCCACGTCAATTGTATGTAGGTCACACACAACGAGATTATACAGCAGACAAGAAATAGCCCTGTCTGCTCATAAAAAAACGCGCCAAGTCGGCGCGTTTTTTTATGATGAAATGTGAATTATCGGTTTATTCTTCGTCTTCTTCGACGATTTCCGTTACGGTTTTATCACCGCATTTTGCGCACTTACCCTCAATCCAAATTCGACCTTGTGCCTCAAACTCTTCCGGTTCAATCATACCAAGATCCATTGCTTGACAGCGATTGCACCAAGTTTGAGTCAAAAAGTCTTGCTGCTCCTCTGCAGAACGTGCATAAAAATCACGAGCAACCACTTGCTCTGCAGGAATATCCGCCATTAATTCACTCCACTATATAAATAAGAAACCACTCGGTTAGCATCAGGATCAAGCGCATTAAGCGGCGTTTCCACTAACAAACTGCTCAAGGAAATAGAGTTGAACAATTTCTGTTTATCACCATCTACCGCAATTCGGTATTCCACTTGTTCCTCTTTCACTTGCACTAAGGTGACTTCTCGAACCACACCAATACTTTCTAAATATGCCTGAACCTTGGCCATAGAAGCATAATTGTTGACCCCACCAATCTGCATGGTCAGCACGCTTGCCGAACCCGCATTACGAACAGATGCATATCGTGAGGCAAATACATAAGCCAATTTGGCACTGGCTTGATCCAATAAGGCTTCCAAGGTATCCCCAGTAAGCGTAAATCGCTCCGTTTCACCTGCCTTTTGCATCACCAACAAGCTACCACCTATGTGTCCAGCATAGCTACTGACACGCAAAGCCGCCACAGCATCCGTCTGATATCGCTTACTTGCATCGGCAATACTGTCTTCAAAGAAGCCCCAAACATCTGCCGCTGTGATACTTTGTAGATCTGTTGCATCAATTAAAGGAGCATAAATGGGCACACCAACTCGACTGCTGGCTAGGGCAAAATCATTTAATATCTGGGAAGGAGCATTGGAGCCAGACAGACGACGAATACCATTATTCTCACTGGCCAACCACACCAACACAGAAGGACGATTGTTACCCCAAACAGGCAAAGCATTTTGGGATAAAAAGCTATCAATGGACTCTTGATAAAAGGTCACTCGAATTTGCTTACCCGGCACCAAACCACCATCACTAGGCAGTAACTCATTCAAAGAAGCAACCGAATGCTGCGCCACCCAACTGGACGCTTGTTGCTGCGCCTGAAGTAACAAATCGCCTGAAATAGCTTCTTTATTACCAGACACTTTTATCAACACCTGCTCTGCAGCCAGAGCAAAGGCTTTATTCAACATTTGCGCTTCCGATTGTGTCACAGGCAAGTTTATCTCTGCACTGTATAAACCTTTTACATTGACCGCTTGCGCAGACGACACAAACCAAAAACTGATAAGTAGAAAAAATATACGAAAATTCATAGCCCTTCCTTCGTTTATTTTGTCTATTCTACTGTCTTAATAGCAAAGAACCATAGCCCTAATGCGTCACTATGCTAAAATGCCCTTTTTTTCCTCGTACCATGATAAGGCATAGGCAATGACCAAGTCGGATAAACCATCGATTAGTTATAAAGACGCAGGCGTCGACATCAACGCAGGCAACCAACTTGTTGAGCGCATTAAAGGCGTTAGTAAAAAAACTCACCGCCCAGAGGTTATGGGCGGCCTTGGCGGTTTCGGCGCCTTAACCCGTTTGCCAACAAAGTACAAAAAACCTGTATTGGTTTCTGGCACGGATGGTGTAGGTACCAAATTGCGTTTGGCTATGGATTTAAACCAACACGACACCATTGGCATCGACTTGGTTGCCATGTGTGTAAATGATCTCGTCGTTGCGGGTGCCGAACCCTTGTTGTTCCTAGATTACTATGCCACAGGCAAACTGGACGTGGATGTGGCAGCGCATGTTGTGACCGGCATTGGCGAAGGTTGCTTGCAAGCTGGTTGTGCTCTTGTGGGCGGAGAAACGGCAGAAATGCCGGGTATGTACCACGATGGTGACTACGACTTAGCAGGCTTCTGTGTGGGAGTTGCTGAAGAAGACAAGATTATTGATGGCAGTAATGTGAAAGCGGGCGATAAGTTGATCGCACTTGGCTCTTCAGGCCCTCACTCTAATGGTTACTCTTTGATTCGTAAGATACTGGAAGTTAGCCAAGCGGATTTAAACACCGACATCCAGGGCGTGGCTTTAAAAGACGCTTTGATGGCACCAACGCGTATTTATGTAAAATCCATCCTGAAATTAATGGAAAGTGTGCAGGTCAATGCGTTAGCTCACATTACAGGGGGCGGCTTACTTGAAAACATTCCTCGCGTTTTACCAGAAGATGCTGCCGCTAAAATCGACGCCAATAGTTGGACTCGTCCAGCGGTATTTGATTGGCTTCAAGAACAAGGAAATGTCGAGCAAGAAGAGATGTACCGTGTTCTAAACTGTGGCGTTGGCATGGTACTGTCTATTAATGCGGATCAAGCAGATAAAGCGCTGGCCATTCTGCAAGCAGAAGGCGAAGAGGCTTGGATCATTGGTGAAATTTGCCCACGCAATGGTGGCAAAGACGTACTCATTTCTGACCTTGAGTCAAACGCATGAGTTGTCCCATTGTTGTTCTGATTTCAGGCAGTGGTAGCAATTTGCAGGCTTTGATTGATCAAAGTCTGCAAGGCAAATTAGATGTTGAGATCAAAGCCGTCATTAGCAATAAGGCCGATGCTTTTGGTTTGGAGCGAGCAAAAAAAGCAAACATCCCAAACCATGCTTTAAGTCATAAAGAATTTGAATCTCGCGAAGCATTCGATTTAGCGTTACAAGAATTGATCGATCAGTATCAACCTAAATTAGTCGTTTTAGCCGGCTTTATGCGCATTTTAACTGAAACCTTTACGCAACATTATGAAGGTAGAATGCTTAACATTCATCCTTCACTGTTACCTAAATTCAAAGGCTTAAACACACATCAAAGAGCCATTGATGCACAGGAAGCAGAACATGGTGTGTCGGTTCATTTTGTCAGCTCTGAATTAGATGCTGGTGCAGTTATTCTTCAAGCCAGCACGCCAATAGCAGCAACCGACAATGCTGACAGCTTGGCTCAGAAGGTACATGCTCTTGAACATGTCATTTATCCTCTGGCGGTAAAATGGTTTAGCGAAGAGCGACTGATATTACAGCAAGGCAAAGCCCTATTGGATGGTGAGACACTAGAGGAAACCGGTGTTCGTTATCATCAAGGGTTAAATTAGATAGGAGAAAGCATGGGAATTCATAAAATCTCAATTTGGTTAATTGCATTTTTTATGTCTATTCCTATGCTTGCTTTTGCGAATGAAGCGATTACTGATAACAAGATTGCAAATGACAATAACGACCCTTTTTTGCAAGCTTACTCTGCGGTATACAGTACCGTATGGAAAAAAGGCATCAGTCTAAAAGTCGAAGGCAAACAAACACTTTCCAAGCAAACAGGTGACATGTGGAAGTTTATTTTTACTGCTGACAGCCTTATTGCTTCGTTAATGGAATCATCAGAATTCTACGTCCGCGATCATCAAATTATTCCAACCCAATACCATTATAAAACCAAAGTACTGGGCAAAACGCGCAAAGCGACTTTAACCTTTGATTGGAAAAAACGCTTGGTACGTAATGATGTTGAAGAAAAACCTTGGAACCTGACCATCAGCCCAAACACATTGGACAAACTCTCTATTCAGTTACAGATTCGTCAAGACTTAAAACAAGGTAAAAACCAATTTGATTATCTGATTGCTGACGGCGGCTACATCAAAAACTGGCTATTTCAACGAGAAAAAACGGAGACTATCAAGACTAAACTAGGTTATCTATCCGCCATCAAAATGGTACGTACAGACAACCTCAGCAAAGGTAAACAGACTTCTTTCTGGTTTGTCCCCGAATTAGACTACTTGCTCGTCAAATTGGTTCACAAGGAAGACGGCGAATCCTATTCCCTAGATATTGAGTCATTTGAGCGACTTTAAGTCTTCCCAACTGTTGAAATTGGATAGCTCATTATCAAGTCGCCAACAGACTGGCTGACAGCCGAAGTCTTCATAAAATGACAAGACTGAAAGGCCATCTTGGCTGCTGAGGAATACGTCTAAAGCAAACAAACTCGACGCCACCGGCATAATGGCATGTAACGGATGGCTCCCTTGATCATTATGTAAATAATGAATTTGAGTGGGGCTATGTTTTGCTGCTGCTAACAAGGCCTCAAACGCTGCAACAGAGATTAAAGGGGTATCACAAGGAGAAATGATAAGATGCGAAGTTTTCATATCAGACAAGCAAGTGTACAAACCCGCCAAAGGCCCTATGTCTAACATTTGTATGTCATCAGCACATACTTCAAAACCCAATTCCTCATACTCTGCCAAATGACGATTGGCATTAATGACGACACGATCCACTACTTTATCTAACGTATTGGCGACATGTTGTGCCATGGGCTTACCACGAAAAGACAATAACCCCTTGTCTTCACCTGATACTCTTTCACCCTTACCACCCGCTAAAACGACACCTGTTACAGAGGTTATATCCATATTTTAATTCGCTTTTGCTAACCATTGAAAATGACGATTAGACCAAATTTCATCTGCCATTGCCAAGCAAGCTGCGTGTGACTCAATACGATAAACTAACCCCACCACGGCTGCCAATGTCTGACGAACCGCTTGCTGCCCAAATGGATCTGAGCTTTTACCTTGCCAGTGATCCAACATACGCGACACAGCCAAATTGTCCTTACAACGCTTATAACTCGTTTCGGCTTTGCTCCAACGGCTCCAACTGGCTTGTTGGCTTTGCCATTTGCCTAAGGTGACATCGCGCTCAGGATTCACTTCCGCTTCCCCATTACCACCACGAAACACTAACACTGAATTGTCATGTAAAGCTTCGCAGGCTTGCAGATGTAATTCATCATAGCCCCGATGGAATACACCATGAACGCTGTGTGGAGCGGAAAAAGGATTCATCATACGCACCACAGTATTCACAGGGGAACGTAACCCTAATATATGTTTTAAATCCATCATGCGAGCTAATACAGGATGAATAGCTGTCAAACTCATAAAAGCAAAATTGTTTTTTTGCAGAGCAATATCTGCTGCAATAACCGAATCAGACTCCTCAAGCTCGAAAGCTTGTAACACCTGATTGACGTAAATACGCTCTTCGCCAACAAATGCGTGTCCATGCATCAAGACACGTACCCCGGCGTTGGCAAGCGCCAAAGCCGCCAATAAAAACCAAGGTAATTCATTGCGTTTACCAGCATAAGCTGGCCAATCTAGATCAACCTTTTCTTGCAAGCGATCTTGCTGAGCAAGAAAACGACGCGTGGCCCGGGTAAAACCAACCGTTTCCGCCACTGTCTCTTCGCGAATTCGAATCAGCATCCAAAAAGCACCGGCTTGCTCTGGCGCAACCTCTTCATTGAGCAATAAGCTCATTGCCCGTTCCGCTTCTTGTTCTGTTAATGATCGAGCGCCTTTTTTTCCACGCCCTAAAATCTGTACATAGGTTTTGAATTCATCACTCATGCACTTTGCTCCACTTGTATTGGAATAAAAGGTTTTAGTTCAGGAATACAAGAACCACAATTCGTACCACACTTTAACTCTACGCCCAACTCAGTGACGGTAGAAGCTCCTTCTGCCACAGCCTTTTGAATTTGTTTACTGCCCACCTGAAAACACGAACAAACAATTTCACCTTTATCCTCTGCTGTCGCCAAGCTTCCAGCTAAAATCGCCATACGCTCCAGTTCAGACACTTTGGCTGCGGGCGCT
The window above is part of the Marinomonas sp. THO17 genome. Proteins encoded here:
- the purM gene encoding phosphoribosylformylglycinamidine cyclo-ligase — protein: MTKSDKPSISYKDAGVDINAGNQLVERIKGVSKKTHRPEVMGGLGGFGALTRLPTKYKKPVLVSGTDGVGTKLRLAMDLNQHDTIGIDLVAMCVNDLVVAGAEPLLFLDYYATGKLDVDVAAHVVTGIGEGCLQAGCALVGGETAEMPGMYHDGDYDLAGFCVGVAEEDKIIDGSNVKAGDKLIALGSSGPHSNGYSLIRKILEVSQADLNTDIQGVALKDALMAPTRIYVKSILKLMESVQVNALAHITGGGLLENIPRVLPEDAAAKIDANSWTRPAVFDWLQEQGNVEQEEMYRVLNCGVGMVLSINADQADKALAILQAEGEEAWIIGEICPRNGGKDVLISDLESNA
- the purN gene encoding phosphoribosylglycinamide formyltransferase codes for the protein MSCPIVVLISGSGSNLQALIDQSLQGKLDVEIKAVISNKADAFGLERAKKANIPNHALSHKEFESREAFDLALQELIDQYQPKLVVLAGFMRILTETFTQHYEGRMLNIHPSLLPKFKGLNTHQRAIDAQEAEHGVSVHFVSSELDAGAVILQASTPIAATDNADSLAQKVHALEHVIYPLAVKWFSEERLILQQGKALLDGETLEETGVRYHQGLN
- the mobA gene encoding molybdenum cofactor guanylyltransferase translates to MDITSVTGVVLAGGKGERVSGEDKGLLSFRGKPMAQHVANTLDKVVDRVVINANRHLAEYEELGFEVCADDIQMLDIGPLAGLYTCLSDMKTSHLIISPCDTPLISVAAFEALLAAAKHSPTQIHYLHNDQGSHPLHAIMPVASSLFALDVFLSSQDGLSVLSFYEDFGCQPVCWRLDNELSNFNSWEDLKSLK
- a CDS encoding DUF3108 domain-containing protein; protein product: MGIHKISIWLIAFFMSIPMLAFANEAITDNKIANDNNDPFLQAYSAVYSTVWKKGISLKVEGKQTLSKQTGDMWKFIFTADSLIASLMESSEFYVRDHQIIPTQYHYKTKVLGKTRKATLTFDWKKRLVRNDVEEKPWNLTISPNTLDKLSIQLQIRQDLKQGKNQFDYLIADGGYIKNWLFQREKTETIKTKLGYLSAIKMVRTDNLSKGKQTSFWFVPELDYLLVKLVHKEDGESYSLDIESFERL
- a CDS encoding glycosyl transferase family protein translates to MSDEFKTYVQILGRGKKGARSLTEQEAERAMSLLLNEEVAPEQAGAFWMLIRIREETVAETVGFTRATRRFLAQQDRLQEKVDLDWPAYAGKRNELPWFLLAALALANAGVRVLMHGHAFVGEERIYVNQVLQAFELEESDSVIAADIALQKNNFAFMSLTAIHPVLARMMDLKHILGLRSPVNTVVRMMNPFSAPHSVHGVFHRGYDELHLQACEALHDNSVLVFRGGNGEAEVNPERDVTLGKWQSQQASWSRWSKAETSYKRCKDNLAVSRMLDHWQGKSSDPFGQQAVRQTLAAVVGLVYRIESHAACLAMADEIWSNRHFQWLAKAN
- the gltA gene encoding citrate synthase, whose translation is MADKKALLKVDGIDKSIELPVLSGTLGTDVVDVRSLGANGVFTYDPGFMSTGSCESAITYIDGEAGILLHRGYPIAQLAEHSDYLETCYLLLYGELPTKEQKETFEQTVGKHTMVNQSMHKFIEGFRNDAHPMAIMCGLVGALSAFYQDHMDINNPEHREIAAFRLISKMPTLAAICYKYSKDQPVMYPRNDLSYAENFLYMMFATPCEEYKVNPVFAKAMDRIFVLHADHEQNASTSTVRLAGSSGANPFACIAAGIATLWGPAHGGANEAVLTMLEEIGDVENIDEFIAKAKDKNDPFRLMGFGHRVYKNFDPRAKVMRETCDQVLAELGQSDDPLLKIAKRLEQIALEDPYFVERKLYPNVDFYSGIIMKAIGIPTSMFTVIFAMSRTIGWISHWNEMISGPYKIGRPRQLYVGHTQRDYTADKK
- a CDS encoding DUF2066 domain-containing protein — encoded protein: MNFRIFFLLISFWFVSSAQAVNVKGLYSAEINLPVTQSEAQMLNKAFALAAEQVLIKVSGNKEAISGDLLLQAQQQASSWVAQHSVASLNELLPSDGGLVPGKQIRVTFYQESIDSFLSQNALPVWGNNRPSVLVWLASENNGIRRLSGSNAPSQILNDFALASSRVGVPIYAPLIDATDLQSITAADVWGFFEDSIADASKRYQTDAVAALRVSSYAGHIGGSLLVMQKAGETERFTLTGDTLEALLDQASAKLAYVFASRYASVRNAGSASVLTMQIGGVNNYASMAKVQAYLESIGVVREVTLVQVKEEQVEYRIAVDGDKQKLFNSISLSSLLVETPLNALDPDANRVVSYLYSGVN